The sequence below is a genomic window from Streptomyces sp. B21-105.
CGTCAGACGTACGTCGTCGGAGGGCGCCCGGAGCCCGGCGATCTGCAGCTTGATGTCACCCTGGTCGCTCCAGAACCACGGCAGGCTCTCGTACGGCGCCGATGCCTGCCCGGCGATGCGTCGGCCGACCAGAACCCCCTGGTCGGTGGCGTTCTGCACGGACTCCAGCCGGACCGGTCCGTCCGCGTGCGGGTGGGGGTGGCGGGCGCAGTCGCCGACCGCGGAGATCCGCGGGTCGGAGACCGAGCGCAACTGTTCGTCGACCAGCACGCCGTCGTCCACGGCGAGGCCGGCGTCCCGCGCCAGCTCGTCGCGGGGCGCGGCGCCGATGCCGTACACGACGAGGTCGGCGGGAAGGACGGCGCCGGAGGTCACGACCCGCTCGACCCGGCCGGAGCCCTCCAGGACCCGTACGGCGGTCCCGGTGAGGACGCGTACGCCCGCCCGTTCGTGCCTCTCCCGCACATGCGACTCCACCTCGGCGGAGAGCGCCCGGCTCAGCAACCGGTCGGTGAGTTCCACGACGGTGACGTGGGCGCCACGGGCACGGGCGACCTGGGCCAGTTCGAGGCCGATGAAGCCGCCGCCGATGACGACCACATCGCGGGCCGTCGTCAGTGCCCGGCCGATGGCCAGCGCGTCGTCGAGGGAGCGCAGGGCGTGGACGCCGTCGAGGTCCGCGCCGGGCACGGGGAGGGGGCGGTTGCGGGCGCCGGTCGCCAGGACCAGGTGGGCGTACGGGACGCTCAGGCCGGAGCGGATGCGGACCGTGCGGGCGGCCGGGTCGAGGGCGACCACGTCGTCACCGAGCCGCAGGTCGATGTCCCGCTCGCGGTAGAAGGTCTCCGGGACCAGCGAGACCCGCAGGTCGTCGTGGTCGGTGTGGGCCTTCTTCGACAACGGCGGCCGCTGGTACGGCAGATGGGGCTCGGCCGCGAACACGGTGACCGGACCGCCGTATCCGGAGGCGCGCAGGGTGGAGGCGACGCTGAAACCGGCCTGCCCGCCGCCCACCACGACCACTCCCGGGGCGCCGCTCGTCGTCATACCTGCTCCTCGGGCACGTGGACGACCAGTCCGTCCAGGGCGTCGGAAAGCTGGAGCTGGCAGCTGAGCCGGCTGGTGGGCCGGCGTTCGGAGGCGGTGAAGTCCAGCATCTCGTCCTCGACGTCGTTCGGCGGGCCCGCCGACTCGGACTGCGCGGCGTCGACGTAGACGTGGCAGGTGGCGCAGGAGGCGTTGCCGCCGCACTCGGCGACGATGCCCGGGACGCCGTTCGAGACGGCCGCCTGCATGAGCGCGGTCCCCGACGCGGCGGTGACCTTGCGTTCGGTCCCGTCGGGCAACTGGAAGATGACGGTGGGCATGAAGTCCTCCCGATGGGGACGGCTCAGGCTGCTTGCCAGGTGACGTTCAGCGAGGTCAGCCCGCGGAACACCCAGCCGTCCATGCGGCCTGCGGCGGAGTCGCTGTCGGATGCTGTCGCGCCTTCGGCGAGGCGCAGTCCCTTCAGGCGGCTGAAGACGAGGGGCCAGGCGATCGCGCTGACCTCGTGGCGCGCGACCCACGCGCCCATGCAGAAGTGCGGACCGCCGCCGAAGGCGAGGTGCGGGCGGTGCGGCCGGTCGATGTCGAACTCGTCGGCCCGCTCGAACACCGCCTCGTCCCGGTTGCCGGAGGCGATGACGAGGGCGACGCGGCTGCCGGCCGGGAGGGTCACCCCGGCGATCTCGTACTCCTGGGTGAGCTGGCGCGGGTACATGCCGATCGGCGAGACCCAGCGGGCGGTCTCCTCGAAGACCCGCTTCCAGCTCGCCGGATCCGCCAGGACCCGGTCCAGCACCCCGGGGCGGTTCAGCAGTGCCCAGGCGCCCACCCCGAAGACGTCACGCGGCTCGTTGACGCCCCCGCCGATGATGACCTTGACGTTGTTCTGGATCTCCGCGAGTTCCACCGGCCCGGCCGCGTGGATCATGGAGGAGATCACCGAGCCGTCGGGCTCGCGCCGGGCGGTCTCGGCGGCTTCGGCGACCGCGCCCTCGATGGCCCGGGTGGCCCGCTCGGCGCGGAGCCAGATGTCGGGGTCGTCGGCGTAGTTGCTGTTGCCGGCCATCATCGCCCGCGACCAGTCGGCGATGTCCTCGGCGCTCGCCGTGCGCAGGCCCAGGACCAGGGCCAGGTTGGCGGCGACGAGCGGCTCGGCGAAGTCGGCGATCAGGTCGGCCTCGCCGCGGCCGGCGATGCGGTCGAGCAGTTCGTGCGCGGTGCGTTCGAAGGAGGCCGCCCACAGGTCTCGGACCTGGCGTGGGCGGGTGGGCGGCTCGGCGGCGGATCGCAGCCTGCGGTGGTTCGGGTCGTCCTCGCGGAGCATGTTGGGGCCGACCGTGCGCAGCAGCAGCGAGCCCTCCTCACGGGAGCTGAACACCTCGGGCAGCTTCTCCGCGTGGACGATGTCCTCGTACCGGGTGAGCAGGTGCCGGCCGACCGAGGGCACCCAGGCGAGCGGAGCGGTGCGGCGCAGCTCGGCGTAGGCGGGGTAGGGGTCGCGGCGCAGGTCGGCGAGGTCCAGGTCGACGACCGGAGCGCCGGGCGCCGCCGTCGTCAGGGGGCTCATGAGATGTCGCCCGCGCCGATGAGGACGAAGAACATGGTGGCGGGCTCGGTGCCGTTGTTGCGCCAGGCGTGCCGGGTGGCGTTCTGCACGACGATGTCGCCGGGCCTCAGGACCGCTGTCTCGCCGCCGTCGAGGTCGAGGACGATCTCGCCGCTCAGGACGACGCCGTAGTCGACGGTCGGGGTGGTGTGCATGCCGGGGTTGTCGGGCTCGAAGAGCTCGGCGAGACCGGGGCTGGCCTCCAGTTGCTCGTCCGCCGCGGCGATCGGGTCCCAGGACGGGTCGGCGTAGACGCTGCCCGGCGCGAAGGTGACGGTCAGGGCGACCGTCTCGCCGGGAGCCGGGACGAAGTTCGTGAGGTCTGCCGTCGGGTCCTCGGACGGGACGGCGGGAGAGGCCGTGTTCCACACCACGGAGCGGGCGAAGCCGGGGGTGTGGGTGAACTGACGGGTGCGCGGCGGCTCACCGTCACTGACGATCACGGGCTTGCCGCTCGGGCTGACTCCGGTGACGACACGACGGACCAT
It includes:
- a CDS encoding NAD(P)/FAD-dependent oxidoreductase, encoding MTTSGAPGVVVVGGGQAGFSVASTLRASGYGGPVTVFAAEPHLPYQRPPLSKKAHTDHDDLRVSLVPETFYRERDIDLRLGDDVVALDPAARTVRIRSGLSVPYAHLVLATGARNRPLPVPGADLDGVHALRSLDDALAIGRALTTARDVVVIGGGFIGLELAQVARARGAHVTVVELTDRLLSRALSAEVESHVRERHERAGVRVLTGTAVRVLEGSGRVERVVTSGAVLPADLVVYGIGAAPRDELARDAGLAVDDGVLVDEQLRSVSDPRISAVGDCARHPHPHADGPVRLESVQNATDQGVLVGRRIAGQASAPYESLPWFWSDQGDIKLQIAGLRAPSDDVRLTVGDSPERLAAYAFRDGLLVAVETLNWPAEHLAARRLLERRTPVTASDLTGTTLGALARARRAAEVRA
- a CDS encoding 2Fe-2S iron-sulfur cluster-binding protein; the encoded protein is MPTVIFQLPDGTERKVTAASGTALMQAAVSNGVPGIVAECGGNASCATCHVYVDAAQSESAGPPNDVEDEMLDFTASERRPTSRLSCQLQLSDALDGLVVHVPEEQV
- a CDS encoding cytochrome P450 → MSPLTTAAPGAPVVDLDLADLRRDPYPAYAELRRTAPLAWVPSVGRHLLTRYEDIVHAEKLPEVFSSREEGSLLLRTVGPNMLREDDPNHRRLRSAAEPPTRPRQVRDLWAASFERTAHELLDRIAGRGEADLIADFAEPLVAANLALVLGLRTASAEDIADWSRAMMAGNSNYADDPDIWLRAERATRAIEGAVAEAAETARREPDGSVISSMIHAAGPVELAEIQNNVKVIIGGGVNEPRDVFGVGAWALLNRPGVLDRVLADPASWKRVFEETARWVSPIGMYPRQLTQEYEIAGVTLPAGSRVALVIASGNRDEAVFERADEFDIDRPHRPHLAFGGGPHFCMGAWVARHEVSAIAWPLVFSRLKGLRLAEGATASDSDSAAGRMDGWVFRGLTSLNVTWQAA
- a CDS encoding cupin domain-containing protein, with the protein product MVRRVVTGVSPSGKPVIVSDGEPPRTRQFTHTPGFARSVVWNTASPAVPSEDPTADLTNFVPAPGETVALTVTFAPGSVYADPSWDPIAAADEQLEASPGLAELFEPDNPGMHTTPTVDYGVVLSGEIVLDLDGGETAVLRPGDIVVQNATRHAWRNNGTEPATMFFVLIGAGDIS